In one Lolium rigidum isolate FL_2022 chromosome 3, APGP_CSIRO_Lrig_0.1, whole genome shotgun sequence genomic region, the following are encoded:
- the LOC124700955 gene encoding polygalacturonase-like: MASSVRVTKLVLSMAALVMLLLCSTTAATSNAKETQQNVFILDNYGARGDGQHDDTQALAKAWNMACSSSRPAVLLVPKGKSYLLKPIALSGPCKSTVTLTVEGTLVAPASRSAWSEDNISRWIVIQGVTGLTVTGGGTINGNGDIWWKNSCKTNKALSCTTAPTALTFHRCNNLKVDNLKIVNSQQMHVSVEDCTNVQLARLSITAPGTSPNTDGIHITRSTVVQVRDCVIKTGDDCMSIEDGTHNLLVTKVVCGPGHGISIGSLGDDNSRAEVSGITVDSVQLYGTTNGVRIKTWQGGSGYAKGITFQNIIMDNVQNPIIIDQNYCDSAKPCMKQESAVEISNVVFKNIRGTTISKDAINLSCSNQASCTNIVLENIDLKMERNQGETESTCQNAQWRKSGTVVPQPCEAKN, translated from the coding sequence ATGGCGTCGAGTGTGAGAGTGACTAAGCTCGTTTTGTCCATGGCGGCTCTCGTGATGCTCTTGCTGTGCAGTACTACAGCCGCCACGAGCAATGCCAAGGAGACTCAGCAGAACGTGTTCATCCTCGACAACTACGGCGCCCGCGGCGACGGGCAGCACGACGACACGCAGGCACTGGCCAAGGCGTGGAACATGGCGTGCTCCTCATCACGGCCGGCCGTGCTGCTCGTCCCCAAGGGGAAGAGCTACCTGCTCAAGCCGATCGCCCTCTCCGGCCCGTGCAAGTCCACCGTCACCTTGACGGTGGAGGGCACGCTGGTGGCTCCAGCTAGCAGGTCCGCATGGAGCGAGGACAACATTAGTCGCTGGATCGTGATCCAAGGCGTCACCGGCCTCACTGTCACCGGTGGCGGCACGATCAATGGGAACGGCGACATTTGGTGGAAGAACTCGTGCAAGACCAACAAAGCTCTGTCATGCACAACGGCTCCCACAGCTCTAACATTTCACCGGTGCAACAATTTGAAGGTCGACAACCTGAAAATTGTGAACAGCCAACAGATGCATGTGTCCGTTGAGGATTGCACCAATGTGCAGCTGGCTCGCTTGTCCATCACGGCGCCTGGCACCAGCCCAAACACCGACGGCATCCACATCACCCGGAGCACAGTTGTCCAAGTTAGAGATTGTGTCATCAAGACGGGGGATGATTGCATGTCGATCGAGGATGGCACTCACAATCTTCTCGTCACCAAGGTTGTTTGTGGTCCGGGGCATGGAATCAGCATCGGAAGCTTGGGTGACGACAACTCCAGAGCTGAGGTTTCTGGCATTACAGTTGACTCCGTACAGTTATATGGCACAACCAATGGCGTCCGGATCAAGACGTGGCAGGGAGGAAGCGGGTACGCCAAGGGTATCACGTTCCAGAACATTATCATGGACAACGTGCAAAACCCGATCATCATTGACCAGAACTACTGCGACTCAGCTAAGCCATGCATGAAACAAGAATCTGCGGTGGAGATCAGCAATGTTGTTTTCAAGAACATTAGAGGGACAACCATATCCAAGGATGCTATCAACCTTAGCTGCAGTAACCAGGCGTCATGCACTAACATTGTCTTGGAGAATATTGACCTGAAAATGGAGCGCAACCAGGGAGAAACCGAAAGCACCTGCCAAAACGCCCAATGGCGAAAATCTGGAACTGTTGTTCCACAACCGTGTGAAGCAAAAAACTAA